One region of Camelina sativa cultivar DH55 chromosome 6, Cs, whole genome shotgun sequence genomic DNA includes:
- the LOC104699423 gene encoding pentatricopeptide repeat-containing protein At1g10270-like: MIELCQLDKAAEISRLAVLDRYRSNDSVFISNGIIGAMCGAKRYEEAIALFHYFFNESNVVPNMVSFNHIIKAHFEENRVEEALQLFHHANNRGFDPDHETYRILTKGLVNAGRVHDAVGIVDGADHLLCDSTVYSYLIRGFLDQGNHDKADQLFNRMSEELYDYDDIALVDATFVDYWFRQGNDEKAMEIYNNKDGEKFMSATTGNTLLKILLDNGKKSEAWELFDEMINNTTYDGLLGAKRRTFDSETFNIMVNECFKLGNFTKAMETFVLGASFGASGYSNIIERFCERGMMSEAEGLFEEMCSRKDMVLSSEIPILRSMIKGFVKVGRVDDAQLMLKKMVDASVLKVAIHKAD, translated from the coding sequence ATGATCGAGCTTTGTCAGCTGGACAAAGCGGCTGAGATCTCGCGTCTAGCTGTGTTGGATAGATATCGCAGCAACGACTCAGTCTTCATCAGCAACGGAATCATCGGTGCCATGTGCGGTGCAAAACGGTATGAAGAAGCCATTGCTCTGTTCCACTACTTCTTCAACGAGTCTAACGTTGTTCCAAACATGGTCTCTTTCAACCACATCATCAAAGCTCATTTTGAAGAGAATCGTGTAGAAGAAGCACTCCAACTATTCCATCACGCCAACAACAGAGGTTTTGATCCAGACCACGAAACGTACAGGATTCTGACTAAAGGTCTTGTTAACGCCGGGAGGGTCCATGACGCTGTGGGTATAGTTGATGGGGCGGATCATCTGTTGTGCGATTCAACTGTATACAGCTATCTGATTCGCGGTTTCTTGGATCAAGGAAACCACGACAAGGCTGATCAGTTATTCAATAGAATGTCGGAAGAGCTTTATGATTACGACGACATAGCGCTAGTGGATGCAACATTTGTGGATTATTGGTTCAGACAAGGAAACGATGAGAAAGCCATGGAGATTTACAACAACAAGGATGGAGAAAAATTCATGTCTGCGACGACTGGAAATACCCTGTTGAAAATTTTGCTAGACAACGGTAAAAAATCTGAGGCATGGGAATTGTTTGACGAGATGATAAACAATACTACTTATGATGGTTTGTTAGGTGCTAAGAGGAGGACTTTCGATTCCGAGACTTTTAATATAATGGTGAATGAGTGTTTCAAGCTTGGCAACTTTACCAAGGCCATGGAGACTTTCGTGTTGGGTGCGTCTTTTGGCGCTTCTGGTTATAGTAACATTATAGAGAGGTTTTGCGAGCGTGGAATGATGTCCGAGGCAGAGGGTTTGTTTGAGGAAATGTGCTCACGCAAAGATATGGTCTTGTCTAGTGAGATTCCTATATTGAGATCAATGATCAAGGGATTCGTTAAGGTTGGGAGAGTGGATGATGCTCAACTGATGTTGAAAAAGATGGTTGATGCAAGTGTACTAAAAGTTGCTATTCATAAGGCTGATTAG
- the LOC109125278 gene encoding pentatricopeptide repeat-containing protein At3g60980, mitochondrial-like yields the protein MNMTSAFMEYWFEQGNGEEAIKCYNIVKQLVKVREATTVNTLLDLLLKYGRKTEAWSLFNEVLHSEELRDFNQDTLNIMVNECFKMGQFDQAIQTFNKVKASKLKYTLVSCYRNIITRFYERDMLLEAEQFFEELCLDRLAYPDVSIYTTMIDAYLKAGRTVDALRTSDRMVDAFLGRVAWLACL from the exons ATGAATATGACTAGCGCATTCATGGAGTATTGGTTCGAGCAAGGCAATGGGGAGGAAGCTATCAAGTGTTACAACATTGTAAAACAGTTGGTAAAAGTCAGGGAAGCCACTACTGTCAATACACTCTTGGACCTTCTTCTCAAATATGGGAGAAAAACCGAAGCTTGGTCCTTGTTTAATGAG GTTTTGCACAGCGAGGAACTGCGCGATTTTAATCAAGATACGCTAAATATCATGGTCAACGAGTGCTTCAAGATGGGTCAGTTTGACCAGGCAATCCAGACTTTCAACAAGGTGAAAGCATCAAAGCTGAAATACACACTAGTTAGTTGTTATAGAAATATTATTACTAGGTTTTACGAGCGTGACATGTTGTTGGAGGCAGAGCAATTCTTTGAAGAATTGTGTTTAGATAGATTGGCGTACCCTGATGTTTCGATATACACAACAATGATAGATGCATATTTAAAAGCAGGAAGAACCGTGGATGCTCTCCGAACCTCAGACAGGATGGTTGATGCGTTTCTAGGTCGTGTTGCTTGGCTAGCTTGCCTctaa
- the LOC104793256 gene encoding LOW QUALITY PROTEIN: uncharacterized protein LOC104793256 (The sequence of the model RefSeq protein was modified relative to this genomic sequence to represent the inferred CDS: deleted 1 base in 1 codon; substituted 1 base at 1 genomic stop codon), with amino-acid sequence MVAFFCVNSLQNIWPFSMFESTSDLKESKEIVQRLSLPESTKNFVFAVRVPEHDSTIYILSSQNLSERSASDAEFLIREIRPGAVVAQVDKTAFAEAQVEETVLLGDGSSDSVPTSAFKVLIQCFVDKVNKEKYESVAGILVLREIFGTSFNGHLLAAKRVAGEVGSSFMVLESPFVKLAAGEASSGETETGGKMQSLANSLIPQHFGSAVFSSSRRFSIGNEVQAQMLKLVSLQLNKELSPSSCVASGVSNEIQSYSHEVPPFAQSIYPLLVDLHDIFSDLPSIGKALTNARKMLSDVNRGESMNTKVISEVYLFQIAVEGLRIALNNAGRLPIKNMRSSGRAEVQFSQLSSEDKSYALMADLLRSQAKKFKNIVAVVDASSLAGLRKHWKTRVPQEVKDMSEHMVQDFDSDGKTNDSKLKRLISDKPVVAVGAGATAIWGASSLSKAISASPFFKIVTFKVPASLNLFLTHTHKAVTFAFTKVAAPSKVMAPGFASSGAKSTSLVKASISAEKIRAVTHSIXLIASVEKTSLSAMRTAFYEIMRKRRAKPIGTLPLATFGASLATCAGLFAYGDGIECAAVSLPSAPSIANLGRGIQNLHEASLEVRMREGNRIQNAIESLRQRLKVKFQ; translated from the exons ATGGTCgcatttttttgtgtgaataGTCTTCAAAACATATGGCCCTTTTCGATGTTTGAGAGCACTAGTGACCTGAAGGAATCAAAAGAGATTGTTCAGAGACTTTCATTGCCTGAGAGTACAAAGAACTTTGTGTTTGCTGTTAGAGTCCCTGAGCATGATTCCACTATTTACATACTTTCTTCTCAGAATTTATCAGAGAGATCCGCTAGTGATGCCGAGTTTCTTATACGAGAAATCCGTCCTGGTGCTGTGGTGGCTCAAGTGGACAAAACAGCTTTTGCGGAAGCTCAAGTTGAGGAGACTGTGTTATTAGGAGATGGCTCAAGTGATTCAGTCCCCACATCAGCTTTTAAAGTTCTTATACAGTGTTTTGTAGACAAGGTTAACAAAGAAAAGTATGAAAGCGTTGCAGGGATCTtggttttgagagagatttttggGACAAGTTTTAATGGTCATTTGTTGGCTGCCAAGAGGGTTGCTGGGGAGGTTGGTTCATCTTTTATGGTTCTGGAATCTCCTTTTGTCAAACTCGCTGCCGGGGAAGCTTCCTCTGGAGAAACTGAGACCGGAGGCAAGATGCAGAGTCTAGCTAATAGTCTCATACCACAACATTTTGGCTCTGCTGTATTTTCAAGCTCTCGAAGGTTTTCTATAGGAAATGAGGTACAAGCACAGATGCTAAAGTTGGTATCTTTACAGCTCAATAAAGAACTTAGCCCATCAAGCTGTGTTGCAAGTGGAGTTTCCAATGAGATACAGTCCTATAGTCATGAGGTTCCACCATTTGCTCAATCTATTTACCCCTTGCTTGTTGACCTTCATGATATATTCAGCGATCTCCCATCTATTGGGAAAGCTCTAACAAATGCCCGAAAGATGTTGTCTGATGTAAATAGAGGGGAATCTATGAATACAAAGGTTATCTCTGAAGTCTACCTTTTCCAGATTGCAGTTGAAGGTCTAAGAATTGCTTTGAACAATGCTGGGCGACTACCAAtcaagaacatgagaagttCAGGCCGAGCCGAAGTTCAGTTTTCACAGCTCTCTTCTGAAGACAAATCTTACGCACTTATGGCAGATCTTCTTCGTAGCCAGGCTAAAAAGTTTAAGAACATAGTAGCAGTAGTAGATGCAAGTAGCCTTGCAGGTCTTAGGAAACACTGGAAAACTCGTGTTCCGCAAGAAGTCAAAGATATGTCTGAGCATATGGTGCAAGATTTTGATAGCGACGGGAAGACTAATGATTCAAAGTTAAAACGACTGATATCTGATAAACCGGTGGTAGCAGTTGGTGCCGGTGCGACTGCTATCTGGGGTGCTTCATCACTATCCAAGGCCATCTCTGCTTCTCCTTTCTTCAAGATTGTAACTTTTAAAGTACCGGCTTCATTGAACCTATTCTTAACGCACACCCACAAGGCAGTGACATTTGCATTTACCAAAGTGGCAGCTCCATCAAAAGTAATGGCCCCTGGTTTTGCTAGTTCTGGAGCCAAATCAACATCTTTAGTAAAAGCATCTATATCCGCCGAGAAGATCAGAGCAGTAACACATAGCATC TAGCTNATAGCGTCTGTGGAAAAGACAAGCTTATCTGCCATGAGAACTGCATTCTATGAGATTATGCGGAAAAGACGAGCAAAACCCATAGGTACCTTACCATTGGCGACATTTGGAGCCAGCCTTGCAACTTGTGCGGGATTGTTCGCTTATGGAGATGGGATCGAATGTGCAGCTGTGTCTCTTCCTTCAGCTCCTTCGATTGCAAACTTGGGTAGAGGAATTCAAAACTTACATGAGGCGTCTCTGGAAGTGAGAATGAGAGAAGGTAACAGGATACAGAATGCAATCGAGTCCCTTAGACAAAGACTGAAAGTCAAgtttcaatga
- the LOC104699425 gene encoding LOW QUALITY PROTEIN: F-box/LRR-repeat protein At2g43260 (The sequence of the model RefSeq protein was modified relative to this genomic sequence to represent the inferred CDS: deleted 2 bases in 1 codon) — MREEERNLNPMDYLVVDLLEEIFLRLPCKSILKLKTISKQWRSILESRRFMERRVDFQAKVKILAVRDDRTESGFEGDEEIEMVYLHCDDDATRPLITFEGLVCIPEPGWINVLNPTTRQLQRFPCTPDHPVSDVNLRRTPYLTFFSGNWAMGFGRDKVTDRYKVVRMCFGHVEECEILDLETGEWRKLNPPPHKVDEGRKSVCINGGSIYWLHIQRVYKVLALDLHKEEYRKVPVPATSITLDTQIVNLEDRLVLAITRVRPEWILEIWGMDRDKERWSKSYSISLDPSRVVSWRRQKRWFTPVAVSKQGNLVFYDNKNRRQDYYPRTDVIRCLSLNTCVMSPYMENLVPLPLKPSHPLPARRNSDLEMRMSRCRLFSTPGSWISKVLKKNVWILDILFTSLVVVGYICLPLWELFI; from the exons ATgagggaagaagagaggaaCCTAAATCCGATGGACTACCTAGTTGTCGATCTGTTGGAAGAAATATTCCTACGACTGCCATGCAAATCAATcctcaaattaaaaacaatctCAAAGCAATGGAGATCAATCCTCGAGTCGAGGAGGTTCATGGAGAGGCGTGTGGATTTTCAGGCGAAGGTGAAAATCCTAGCTGTCAGAGATGACCGAACCGAGTCTGGATTCGAAGGGGATGAAGAGATCGAGATGGTCTATCTACACTGCGATGATGATGCCACACGACCCTTGATAACATTTGAGGGTTTGGTATGCATCCCGGAACCAGGTTGGATCAACGTTTTGAACCCAACGACCAGACAACTCCAGCGATTCCCTTGTACCCCAGATCATCCCGTGTCCGACGTTAATCTTAGAC GCACACCATATCTCACTTTTTTTTCGGGAAACTGGGCTATGGGATTCGGTAGAGACAAAGTTACGGATCGCTACAAAGTGGTGAGGATGTGTTTTGGTCATGTTGAAGAATGCGAGATTCTTGATCTTGAAACTGGTGAATGGAGGAAACTGAATCCACCTCCTCACAAGGTCGATGAGGGAAGGAAGTCAGTGTGTATAAATGG TGGGTCTATCTACTGGTTACACATTCAGAGGGTTTACAAAGTactagccttggatcttcacaaGGAAGAGTACCGTAAAGTTCCAGTTCCGGCTACGTCAATCACGCTGGACACTCAGATAGTGAACCTTGAAGACCGTCTAGTCCTTGCTATAACCAGAGTTAGGCCTGAATGGATACTAGAGATATGGGGCATGGATAGAGATAAAGAAAGATGGAGTAAGAGTTACTCCATAAGTTTGGATCCTAGTAGAGTTGTTTCCTGGCGAAGGCAGAAAAGGTGGTTCACCCCCGTGGCAGTTTCTAAGCAAGGGAATCTTGTCTTCTATGACAATAAGAATAGAAGACAAGAT TATTATCCGAGGACTGATGTTATTCGTTGTCTCTCCTTAAACACTTGTGTTATGTCTCCTTACATGGAAAATTTGGTCCCACTTCCGTTAAAACCAAGCCATCCACTTCCTGCTCGGAGAAACTCGGATTTAGAAATGAGAATGTCTAGATGCCGTTTGTTTTCGACGCCAGGTTCTTGGATATCcaaagttttgaaaaagaatGTTTGGATTCTAGATATTTTGTTTACATCTTTAGTAGTAGTTGGTTATATTTGCTTGCCTCTCTGGGAGTTATTTATCTAA
- the LOC104793257 gene encoding uncharacterized protein LOC104793257: MERVERVKGINEVYATIKKIASRLSITEDQATFLLLFFKWDEKKVEKACDPVTGSSTFYFLTNPASDSAMNTSSPKHMIWTIGTCSVQVVTAGKCIYILG; the protein is encoded by the exons ATGGAGAGAGTTGAGAGAGTAAAGGGTATCAATGAGGTTTATGCCACAATCAAAAAGATTGCTTCTCGCCTAAGCATTACTGAGGATCAAGctacttttttacttttgttcttTAAATG GGatgaaaaaaaagttgagaaagCTTGCGATCCTGTTACTGGCTCATCGACCTTTTACTTTCTCACCAATCCTGCGTCAGATTCGGCTATG AACACATCGAGCCCAAAACACATGATCTGGACAATTGGGACTTGTTCTGTCCAGGTGGTCACTGCGGGAAAATGTATTTACATTCTCGGATAA
- the LOC104793259 gene encoding F-box/kelch-repeat protein At2g43270-like, protein MIYIVPELLEEIFLGLPLKSVLKFKTVSKQWRSILESKLFVERRMNVQNNNRRKILAVGDRNESGLESDEEIDMVYLNYCDDDATRPSLTFEGLFCIPEPGWINVLNPSTRQLRRFPCTPDHPVPSFILERQLRDTPFLTFFSGNWAMGFGRDKVTDCYKVVRMCFFPVEECEVLDLETGEWRKLNPPHHRVDVGRKSVCVNGSIYWLYTFWCFKLLALDLHTLEFRNVSVPGMWFNWEIHMVNLEGRLAIAKTKKAPEWELEILSMIDSQGDIWSKTHSIKLASIIINNHQCWFTLVTVSKFGNLVFYDNHKRLFKYHPAKDEICCLSSNISVISPYVENLVPLPGSGPNPEDWTSTCGLFSKQPELGRINFRFLFTTLVVVGYYYFR, encoded by the exons ATGATTTACATAGTTCCCGAGCTACTTGAAGAAATATTTCTTGGATTGCCTTTGAAATCAGTACTCAAATTCAAAACTGTTTCAAAACAATGGAGATCAATTCTGGAATCGAAGTTGTTCGTGGAGAGGCGTATGAATGTTCAGAACAACAACCGCCGGAAAATCCTGGCTGTCGGAGACCGGAACGAGTCGGGACTCGAAAGTGACGAAGAAATCGATATGGTTTATTTAAACTACTGCGATGATGATGCCACACGACCGTCCCTGACATTTGAGGGTTTGTTCTGCATCCCAGAACCAGGTTGGATCAATGTTTTGAACCCATCGACCAGACAACTCCGGCGATTCCCTTGTACCCCAGATCATCCCGTGCCTTCCTTTATTCTTGAACGTCAGCTAAGAG acACACCATTCCTCACTTTCTTTTCGGGAAACTGGGCTATGGGATTCGGTAGAGACAAAGTTACGGATTGCTACAAAGTGGTGAGGATGTGTTTTTTCCCTGTTGAAGAATGTGAGGTTCTTGATCTTGAAACTGGTGAATGGAGGAAACTTAATCCACCTCATCACAGGGTTGACGTGGGAAGGAAGTCAGTGTGTGTGAATGGGTCAATCTACTGGTTATACACTTTCTGGTGTTTCAAATTACTAGCCTTGGATCTACACACACTAGAGTTCCGCAATGTGTCGGTTCCAGGTATGTGGTTCAATTGGGAAATCCACATGGTGAACCTTGAGGGCCGTCTAGCCATAGCCAAAACCAAAAAGGCGCCAGAATGGGAACTAGAAATACTCAGCATGATAGATTCACAAGGAGATATATGGAGTAAGACTCACTCCATAAAGTTAGCCAGTATCATTATTAACAACCACCAATGTTGGTTCACGCTGGTCACAGTTTCTAAGTTTGGGAATCTTGTCTTTTATGACAATCACAAGAGGTTGTTCAAATATCATCCAGCGAAAGATGAGATTTGCTGTCTCTCCTCAAATATTTCGGTTATATCTCCTTACGTCGAGAATTTGGTACCACTTCCAGGATCAGGACCTAATCCGGAGGATTGGACATCTACTTGCGGATTGTTTTCGAAGCAACCAGAGCTCGGGAGGATCAACTTTCGGTTTTTGTTTACCACTTTAGTTGTAGTTGGTTATTACTATTTTAGATAA
- the LOC104793258 gene encoding protein FAR1-RELATED SEQUENCE 5 isoform X1, translated as MEDEEDPAATKNSSNNTDDDDDFDIEPREGIEFESEDAAKMFYDDYSRRIGFVMRIMSCRRSEKDGKILARRFGCNKEGHCVSIRGKFGSVRKPRPSTREGCKAMIHVKYDRSGKWVITKFVKEHNHPLVVSPREARQTLDEKDKRIQELTIELRNKKRLCAAYREQLDAFARIVEEHSDQIAKKVEKVVNNLKEFEPIDRELLRSSQDAV; from the exons A TGGAAGATGAGGAGGATCCAGCAGCAACGAAgaacagcagcaacaacacagatgatgatgatgattttgacaTAGAGCCTCGTGAAGGTATTGAATTTGAATCCGAGGATGCTGCTAAGATGTTCTATGATGATTACTCTAGACGTATAGGTTTTGTGATGCGTATAATGTCTTGCCGGAGATCCGAGAAGGATGGAAAGATTCTTGCCCGGAGATTTGGTTGTAACAAAGAAGGTCATTGTGTTAGTATCCGTGGTAAGTTTGGATCAGTTAGGAAACCAAGACCAAGCACTAGAGAAGGTTGCAAGGCCATGATTCATGTTAAGTATGACCGTTCTGGTAAATGGGTCATTACCAAATTTGTCAAAGAGCATAACCATCCACTCGTTGTTTCACCTCGCGAGGCTCGCCAAACTCTG GACGAAAAGGATAAGAGAATTCAAGAACTGACGATAGAGCTGCGAAACAAGAAGCGCTTATGTGCAGCATACAGGGAACAGCTAGATGCGTTTGCAAGAATTGTAGAAGAGCATAGTGATCAGATAGCCAAGAAAGTTGAGAAAGTAGTAAACAATTTGAAAGAATTCGAACCTATAGACCGTGAGCTATTGCGAAGTTCACAAGATGCCGTCTAA
- the LOC104793258 gene encoding protein FAR1-RELATED SEQUENCE 2 isoform X2 produces the protein MEDEEDPAATKNSSNNTDDDDDFDIEPREGFVMRIMSCRRSEKDGKILARRFGCNKEGHCVSIRGKFGSVRKPRPSTREGCKAMIHVKYDRSGKWVITKFVKEHNHPLVVSPREARQTLDEKDKRIQELTIELRNKKRLCAAYREQLDAFARIVEEHSDQIAKKVEKVVNNLKEFEPIDRELLRSSQDAV, from the exons A TGGAAGATGAGGAGGATCCAGCAGCAACGAAgaacagcagcaacaacacagatgatgatgatgattttgacaTAGAGCCTCGTGAAG GTTTTGTGATGCGTATAATGTCTTGCCGGAGATCCGAGAAGGATGGAAAGATTCTTGCCCGGAGATTTGGTTGTAACAAAGAAGGTCATTGTGTTAGTATCCGTGGTAAGTTTGGATCAGTTAGGAAACCAAGACCAAGCACTAGAGAAGGTTGCAAGGCCATGATTCATGTTAAGTATGACCGTTCTGGTAAATGGGTCATTACCAAATTTGTCAAAGAGCATAACCATCCACTCGTTGTTTCACCTCGCGAGGCTCGCCAAACTCTG GACGAAAAGGATAAGAGAATTCAAGAACTGACGATAGAGCTGCGAAACAAGAAGCGCTTATGTGCAGCATACAGGGAACAGCTAGATGCGTTTGCAAGAATTGTAGAAGAGCATAGTGATCAGATAGCCAAGAAAGTTGAGAAAGTAGTAAACAATTTGAAAGAATTCGAACCTATAGACCGTGAGCTATTGCGAAGTTCACAAGATGCCGTCTAA
- the LOC104793261 gene encoding calmodulin-like protein 5: MVRIFVLYNILNSFLLSLVPKKLRTLFPLSWFDKTLHKNSPPSPSTMLPSPSSSSSSSVPTKRIDPSELKRVFQMFDKNGDGRITKEELNDSLENLGIYIPDKDLTQMIHKIDANGDGCVDKDEFESLYSSIVDEHQKDGETEEEDMKDAFNVFDQDGDGFITVEELKSVMASLGLKQGKTLDGCKKMIMQVDADGDGRVNYKEFLQMMKGGGFSSSN; this comes from the coding sequence ATGGTGAGAATATTTGTTCTCTACAATATACTAAACTCTTTTCTTCTGTCTTTAGTACCAAAGAAGCTACGAActctcttccctctctcttGGTTCGACAAAACACTCCACAAGAACTCACCACCGTCTCCATCAACGATGTTaccttctccttcctcttcttcttcgtcatctgTGCCGACGAAAAGGATAGATCCGTCCGAGCTCAAACGGGTTTTCCAGATGTTCGACAAGAACGGCGACGGTCGAATCACAAAGGAAGAGCTCAACGACTCACTTGAGAATCTAGGTATCTACATACCAGACAAAGATCTGACTCAAATGATTCATAAGATTGACGCAAACGGTGATGGATGCGTTGACAAAGACGAGTTCGAGTCGTTGTACAGCTCGATCGTGGACGAGCATCAGAAAGatggagaaacagaggaagaggataTGAAAGACGCGTTTAACGTGTTTGACCAAGACGGAGATGGTTTTATCACTGTGGAAGAGTTGAAATCTGTGATGGCTTCCTTAGGACTCAAGCAAGGGAAAACCCTAGATGGTTGTAAGAAGATGATTATGCAAGTTGATGCAGATGGTGATGGTAGAGTCAATTACAAGGAGTTTCTTCAGATGATGAAAGGTGGTGGCTTTAGCAGCAGTAATTGA
- the LOC104793263 gene encoding uncharacterized protein LOC104793263 — protein sequence MNGTHRHHLLQLVLSCRKITAQVTQPGSSTIVAMASSSEQEFLARSRANLYRFPHSNNFWDSKTASRVGEKLGLRLRELGVDAVSINADEEISRPIHHRKRVLPLLDSVRRTGIRVDGTEQLNDVGVPVIVIPRN from the coding sequence ATGAATGGGACTCACCGTCACCATCTTCTTCAACTGGTCTTATCATGCCGTAAGATCACAGCGCAAGTGACTCAACCAGGATCCTCAACGATCGTAGCCATGGCTTCATCCTCCGAACAAGAGTTCCTAGCCAGAAGCCGTGCTAATCTCTACCGTTTCCCTCATTCCAACAATTTCTGGGACTCAAAGACCGCTTCACGCGTCGGTGAGAAGCTTGGCCTTCGTTTAAGAGAGCTTGGTGTCGACGCTGTCTCCATTAATGCAGACGAAGAGATCTCTCGACCCATTCATCATCGCAAGAGGGTTCTTCCGTTACTTGATTCCGTTCGTCGTACCGGTATCAGAGTCGACGGAACTGAGCAATTGAATGATGTTGGTGTTCCGGTTATTGTTATTCCCAGAAATTAG
- the LOC104793262 gene encoding histidine protein methyltransferase 1 homolog encodes MRAPSLLAQCLPGLLPHDRGGVSALSEKEKDLQLPTPAVEIIPSKTAAHHRYSGENLDVLGLQVFKGKVSVADMIGLSGSETASLKNEGSLKSWESSIVLVNVLKNEIRDGQLSFRGKRVLELGCNYGVPGIFACLKGASSVHFQDLSAETIRCTTIPNVLANLEQARDRQSRQPESPLTPSRQAVSASVRFYAGEWEELSTVLSIIRTDVLEPAIPAMNLSFSEEDFMDGCSSQDGSITGQPDLSSRQSRKLSGSRAWERANETDQGGECGYDVILMTEIPYSVTSLKKLYSLIKKCLRPPYGVMYLAAKKQYVGFSSGTRHLRNLVDEETILGAHLVKETTDRDIWKFFLK; translated from the exons ATGCGTGCACCATCGTTGCTTGCACAATGCTTGCCCGGTTTGCTGCCTCACGACCGAGGTGGTGTGTCTGCTTtatcagagaaagagaaggatttGCAGCTTCCAACACCAGCTGTTGAGATCATACCTTCTAAG acAGCAGCTCATCACAGGTATTCAGGGGAAAATCTAGATGTGCTCGGTTTACAAGTTTTTAAG GGAAAAGTAAGTGTTGCGGATATGATCGGGCTCTCTGGTTCAGAAACTGCTTCTCTAAAAAATGAAG GCTCTCTGAAAAGTTGGGAAAGCTCTATTGTTCTTGTTAATGTCCTTAAAAACGAAATCCGCGATGGACAGCTTAGTTTCAGGGGCAAAAGGGTCCTTGAG CTAGGTTGTAATTACGGAGTTCCTGGGATATTTGCCTGCTTGAAA GGTGCTTCCTCAGTCCACTTTCAAGACCTCAGCGCAGAAACAATAAGATGCACAACCATCCCAAACGTTCTTGCAAACCTCGAGCAAGCTCGAGACAGGCAAAGCCGTCAGCCAGAAAGCCCACTCACACCATCAAGACAAGCCGTCTCTGCATCTGTTCGCTTTTATGcaggagaatgggaagagctCTCGACTGTTCTATCCATCATTAGAACAGATGTCCTTGAACCAGCTATCCCTGCAATGAACTTGAGCTTTTCAGAGGAAGATTTCATGGATGGATGTAGTAGCCAAGACGGGAGCATTACAGGACAGCCAGATCTCTCCTCAAGGCAATCGAGGAAGCTCTCGGGAAGCAGAGCGTGGGAAAGAGCCAACGAGACTGATCAAGGAGGAGAATGTGGATATGATGTTATACTAATGACCGAAATCCCTTACTCGGTTACTTCTCTGAAGAAACTATATTCTCTCATAAAGAAG TGCTTGAGACCGCCATACGGTGTAATGTATTTGGCAGCAAAGAAGCAGTACGTAGGATTCAGCAGTGGAACGAGACATTTGAGGAACTTGGTCGATGAAGAAACGATCTTAGGAGCTCATTTGGTTAAGGAAACTACAGACAGAGATATCTGGAAGTTCTTTCTCAAGTAG